In Pedobacter sp. W3I1, one DNA window encodes the following:
- a CDS encoding SDR family oxidoreductase, which yields MKELSVLITGASEGLGKSFAIESAKRGLGLVLVSLPNSGLEHLANYLRVNFNSKVFCIEIDLTKNTSASEIFEKLKTHNIKVNVLINNAGLGNWSWFEDKNVDFYRTQIDLNITNTVLLTRLFLNHIDKSKASYILNVGSLGGHFIVPKKQVYGATKSFIGYFTRCLQLELSGTNVHISLLSPGGINTKPELLVMNNGLKGFAKATILEADYVAKTAMDGMLKGKKEIIPGFANRFLVVLDKIIPGFLKEIIIRRKLKSILTA from the coding sequence ATGAAAGAACTAAGCGTATTAATTACAGGTGCAAGCGAGGGCTTGGGGAAATCTTTCGCTATCGAATCGGCCAAACGTGGTTTAGGTTTGGTGTTGGTTTCGTTACCCAATAGTGGGCTGGAACATTTAGCAAATTACCTGCGTGTAAACTTTAACAGTAAGGTGTTCTGTATCGAAATAGATTTGACCAAAAATACCTCTGCAAGCGAAATTTTTGAAAAATTAAAAACGCACAATATCAAGGTAAATGTTTTGATCAACAACGCGGGTTTAGGGAACTGGAGTTGGTTTGAGGATAAAAATGTCGATTTTTATAGAACACAGATCGACCTTAACATTACCAATACGGTTTTGCTTACGCGGTTATTTTTAAACCATATCGATAAAAGTAAGGCAAGTTATATTTTAAATGTTGGCAGTTTAGGCGGACATTTTATCGTTCCAAAAAAACAGGTTTATGGGGCAACCAAATCTTTTATCGGTTATTTTACCCGTTGTTTGCAGCTTGAATTGAGTGGTACTAATGTGCACATCAGTTTGCTTAGCCCGGGTGGAATTAATACCAAACCAGAATTATTGGTAATGAACAACGGATTGAAAGGTTTTGCCAAGGCCACGATCTTAGAGGCTGATTATGTCGCCAAAACAGCAATGGACGGTATGCTAAAAGGGAAGAAAGAAATAATACCAGGTTTTGCCAACCGCTTTTTGGTTGTGTTGGATAAAATTATTCCGGGCTTTTTAAAAGAAATTATAATTAGGCGTAAATTGAAATCGATTTTAACAGCATAG
- a CDS encoding RND family transporter has protein sequence MWVKLSRFILRNRIAIIVFFVLGTIFMAYQAKNVKLSYTGSKILPVTDSAFVKYNTFKKTFGEDGSVMVVGIQSPDIFKKEVYNRWVQLSNDIQKLKGIKQVLSSGRIFQLEKDTVNQKFVLKPLPGGLVKTDAAMDSIKNTIYSNPFFEGLVYNRQNATLMAITFDTKILNTAERNPILKEIEAKAKAFQTATKIQVHISGLPYIRTAVSKLVSNEFVLFLGLSILVSALILLFFFKKFYAVFFPILVVVMGVIWSIGTLVLFGFELTILTGLIPPLIVIIGIPNSILLLNKYQNELRKDGDKQRALSVTIERIAITTLIANITAAIGFGVLYFTGSELLMQFGSVASINVMITWLMCLCLIPIIFSYLPAPKLKAQNHVEEGFLHKLLVKTDTLVQHKSGLIYTGTIIISIIAFIGVMKINVNGYVVDDLPKNSEILTDLKFFEKNFEGILPLEVSVDTKKKNGVFNLTNLKRMEKLEKMISSYPEFSRSISVNMGLKYATQAFYNNDSTFFRLPDNLEKNFILAYIANGGKGNASLLTNFISKGNQSTRISFQMADVGSKRLDAIMAELKPRIDSILPPSKFDVELTGSSIIFSKGTDYMLRHLVESIALAIVLISILRLAQFKSLGIMFISLLPNIVPLIITAGIMGYFGISLKPSTILIFTIAFGLASDQTIYFLTRYQQELNLTNFSVPKVITDTITETGVSMTHIALILFFGFGIFTASTFGGTVVLGLLLSITLLVALIFNLTLLPALVLWLDKKKVRKQVSDEESVRNAGEFDH, from the coding sequence ATGTGGGTTAAGCTATCGAGATTCATTCTTCGGAACCGTATCGCAATCATCGTATTTTTTGTATTAGGAACAATTTTCATGGCTTATCAGGCCAAAAACGTAAAACTCTCCTACACCGGGAGTAAAATCCTGCCCGTTACCGATAGCGCATTCGTAAAATACAACACCTTTAAAAAGACTTTTGGCGAAGATGGAAGTGTAATGGTAGTAGGGATACAATCGCCTGATATTTTTAAAAAAGAAGTTTACAACCGATGGGTTCAGCTTTCGAACGACATCCAAAAGTTAAAAGGTATTAAACAGGTTTTATCATCAGGAAGGATTTTTCAGCTGGAAAAAGATACTGTAAACCAAAAATTTGTTTTAAAGCCGCTCCCTGGTGGTTTGGTTAAAACTGACGCTGCGATGGATTCGATTAAAAATACCATCTACAGTAATCCTTTTTTCGAAGGCCTGGTTTACAACCGTCAGAACGCCACACTAATGGCCATCACTTTTGATACTAAAATCTTAAATACTGCCGAACGGAATCCAATTTTAAAAGAAATTGAAGCTAAGGCGAAAGCTTTTCAAACGGCGACAAAAATTCAGGTGCATATTTCGGGCCTACCTTATATCCGCACTGCGGTAAGTAAACTGGTAAGTAACGAATTCGTACTGTTCTTAGGTTTATCGATTCTGGTTTCTGCCCTGATCTTATTGTTTTTCTTTAAGAAATTCTATGCGGTATTCTTCCCTATTTTAGTGGTAGTAATGGGTGTAATCTGGAGTATTGGCACATTGGTACTATTTGGCTTTGAATTGACCATTTTAACAGGATTGATTCCGCCGCTTATTGTAATTATTGGTATTCCAAACAGCATTTTGTTACTGAACAAATACCAGAATGAACTTAGAAAAGATGGCGATAAACAACGTGCTTTAAGTGTAACTATCGAAAGAATTGCCATTACAACCCTAATTGCGAACATTACCGCAGCTATCGGATTTGGTGTATTGTATTTTACCGGAAGCGAACTTTTGATGCAGTTTGGTAGTGTAGCCTCTATCAACGTAATGATTACCTGGCTAATGTGTTTATGTTTAATCCCGATTATCTTCAGTTACCTGCCTGCGCCAAAACTTAAAGCGCAAAATCACGTTGAGGAAGGATTTTTGCATAAGTTACTGGTTAAAACCGATACGCTGGTGCAGCACAAAAGTGGATTGATTTATACCGGGACGATTATCATATCCATCATTGCCTTTATCGGGGTAATGAAAATTAATGTGAATGGATATGTAGTTGATGATCTACCAAAAAACTCTGAGATTTTAACGGATTTAAAGTTCTTCGAGAAAAATTTTGAAGGTATTTTACCTTTAGAAGTAAGTGTAGATACAAAGAAAAAGAACGGCGTTTTCAATTTAACCAACCTGAAAAGAATGGAGAAACTGGAGAAGATGATTTCTTCCTATCCTGAGTTTTCGCGGTCTATTTCGGTAAATATGGGTTTAAAGTATGCTACCCAAGCCTTTTACAATAACGATTCTACTTTTTTCCGTTTGCCAGATAATTTAGAAAAGAATTTTATTCTGGCCTATATCGCCAATGGCGGTAAAGGAAATGCAAGTTTGTTAACCAACTTTATCAGCAAGGGAAATCAGAGTACAAGGATCAGCTTTCAAATGGCTGATGTGGGTTCGAAGCGTTTAGACGCTATTATGGCCGAATTAAAACCGCGTATCGATAGTATTTTGCCTCCATCTAAGTTTGATGTAGAGCTTACCGGATCGAGCATTATCTTTTCTAAAGGGACGGATTATATGTTAAGGCATTTGGTTGAAAGTATTGCCCTCGCTATTGTGTTAATTTCCATCCTGAGATTGGCACAGTTCAAAAGTTTGGGCATTATGTTTATCTCCTTATTACCAAACATTGTTCCTTTAATTATTACTGCAGGGATTATGGGTTATTTTGGAATTTCCCTAAAACCTTCTACCATATTAATTTTTACCATCGCCTTTGGTTTAGCTTCCGATCAGACCATTTATTTCTTAACACGTTATCAACAGGAGTTAAACCTGACCAATTTCAGCGTGCCTAAAGTAATTACTGATACCATTACAGAAACAGGTGTAAGCATGACGCACATTGCTTTAATCTTATTCTTCGGTTTTGGAATTTTTACGGCTTCTACTTTTGGAGGAACAGTAGTACTTGGTTTGCTCCTATCCATAACTTTATTGGTAGCTTTGATTTTCAATTTAACTTTATTACCAGCACTGGTATTATGGTTAGATAAAAAGAAAGTAAGAAAACAGGTATCTGATGAAGAATCAGTCAGGAATGCTGGTGAATTTGACCATTAA
- a CDS encoding RNA polymerase sigma-70 factor, with the protein MESNDTNLIGLIKSGNKQAFDEVFLKHFKSLHAYAFAIIKEKDDAEEIVQNVFVRIWTKREQLKTDGFLKPFLYRSVHNESLNYLKHQKVRSNFNIHYADAVKNNTGNLNTEIMATELEKNIHLAINELPEKCRNVFQLSRFDQMKYQEIADALNISIKTVENQMGKALKILRLRVVDFLILIFILLK; encoded by the coding sequence ATGGAAAGTAATGACACCAATCTTATCGGATTAATTAAAAGTGGCAATAAGCAGGCTTTCGACGAAGTGTTTTTAAAGCATTTCAAAAGTCTGCATGCCTATGCTTTTGCGATAATTAAAGAAAAAGATGATGCCGAAGAAATTGTTCAGAATGTGTTTGTGCGCATCTGGACAAAAAGAGAACAGCTTAAAACAGATGGATTTTTAAAACCATTTCTTTATCGTTCGGTACACAACGAAAGTCTAAATTATTTGAAACATCAAAAAGTAAGATCGAATTTTAACATTCACTATGCTGATGCTGTGAAAAACAATACAGGAAACTTAAATACAGAGATCATGGCAACAGAACTGGAAAAAAATATCCATTTGGCAATAAACGAGCTGCCCGAAAAATGCAGAAATGTATTTCAGTTGAGCAGGTTCGACCAGATGAAATATCAGGAAATTGCTGATGCACTAAATATTTCGATCAAAACGGTAGAAAACCAGATGGGGAAGGCATTAAAGATTTTACGCCTTAGGGTAGTAGATTTTTTGATCCTCATTTTTATTTTATTGAAATAA
- the recO gene encoding DNA repair protein RecO, producing the protein MLHKVRGIVLKTTNYSESSVVVQVLTDKFGMQSYLINGVKKPKAKIKMNMLQSLHLLDMVVYHKTNTNMQRVSEVRQTPVFKSIPYDMIKTSIVIFLNEVLYKSIRQQSADDSLFDYIFNSIAWFDEIEEINPNFHLSFLLKLTRFLGFSPNEKRRNDQIYFDLQEGEFTSRLPIHSNYLQLEDAVGFISLFHTPLEKISEIKMSNTQRRFLLDKILVFYTLHTASFGVVQSHKILETLLS; encoded by the coding sequence ATGTTGCACAAAGTTAGAGGCATTGTTTTAAAGACTACAAACTACAGCGAAAGCAGTGTGGTGGTACAGGTGCTTACTGATAAATTTGGTATGCAGTCTTACCTCATCAACGGCGTTAAAAAACCAAAGGCGAAGATTAAAATGAACATGCTGCAATCGCTCCATTTGCTGGATATGGTGGTTTATCATAAAACAAATACCAATATGCAAAGGGTATCGGAAGTGCGGCAAACACCTGTTTTTAAAAGTATCCCTTACGATATGATTAAAACCAGTATCGTTATTTTTTTAAATGAGGTACTGTATAAAAGTATCAGGCAACAATCGGCCGATGATAGTTTATTCGATTATATTTTTAATTCGATCGCCTGGTTTGATGAAATTGAAGAAATTAATCCCAATTTCCATTTGTCATTTTTATTAAAACTCACCCGTTTTTTAGGTTTTTCGCCCAACGAGAAAAGAAGAAATGACCAGATTTATTTCGATCTGCAGGAGGGAGAGTTTACCTCCAGACTACCTATTCACTCCAATTACCTCCAATTGGAAGACGCAGTTGGGTTTATTTCACTTTTCCATACACCACTCGAAAAAATTTCTGAAATAAAAATGAGCAATACACAGCGCCGTTTTTTGTTGGATAAGATATTGGTTTTCTATACCTTACATACGGCCTCGTTCGGGGTGGTACAATCACATAAAATCCTCGAAACTTTGCTAAGTTGA
- a CDS encoding STN and carboxypeptidase regulatory-like domain-containing protein: MRTLQITVIFILFFNSLIKAQSNLSRNISLNIEQQKLISVLAMIEEKGGFRFSYNSNILPADSLISIHENNLNIAETLDKILNHRFEYRQSGNFVIIRYAPLELVLLVNESVGNPELYTITGQVVDKRTNKPIQDASIYERNLLVSEISDGNGYFSMRLKNITQPISLTVSKENYKSTVTHFLAEVNITNRKENPVERFISGNLGDVENTWLGNALVTAQQKIQSINIGGFISKAPFQFSLIPGLNSHGSLSGQVVNKFSLNVIGAYSAGVDGGEIGFVFNINKSNVQYFQFAGAFNLVGGDVRGAQIAGLFNYVIGDVRAAEIALAYNRVGKSFEGFQLGGIYNHVNQDVKGIQLSLGLNTIGGTLKGWQTGALNLVNKDTKGVQIGVGGNIVSGRTSGIQIGGIANINKESSGINLAALTNFTGQTASGFQIGAINYAKTLKGVQVGILNVSNENDGYSIGLINVALKGYHKFSFSTNESTTFNVAYKGGSKRLYNMLMFGTTKKSVEKIYTGGLGFGKEINLFKSVSLNPEVSSQYVYQGSWDYLNLLNKFELPVNIRINKWLAIQGGPSVNVYYTNQSTKIGEFGLLQEKHQDFSFNDPRYTGWLGWNVGLVIL; encoded by the coding sequence ATGCGTACGCTCCAAATCACTGTTATTTTTATCCTATTTTTCAATTCCTTAATAAAAGCACAATCCAATTTATCCAGAAACATTTCCCTAAATATCGAACAGCAAAAACTCATTTCAGTATTGGCCATGATAGAAGAGAAAGGTGGCTTCAGGTTTTCATATAACAGCAATATATTGCCTGCAGATAGTTTGATCAGTATTCATGAAAACAACCTGAATATTGCCGAAACGCTGGATAAAATATTAAATCATAGGTTTGAATACCGCCAATCGGGAAATTTTGTAATTATCAGGTATGCACCGCTTGAACTGGTTTTGTTGGTTAATGAATCGGTAGGTAATCCTGAACTTTATACCATTACCGGGCAGGTTGTGGATAAACGAACCAATAAACCTATTCAGGATGCCAGTATTTACGAAAGAAACCTGTTGGTTTCCGAAATATCGGATGGAAACGGTTATTTTTCGATGCGGTTAAAAAATATTACACAACCCATATCATTAACCGTAAGCAAGGAGAATTATAAATCTACGGTTACCCATTTTCTGGCAGAAGTGAACATTACCAATAGAAAGGAAAATCCAGTTGAAAGGTTTATCAGCGGAAATTTGGGAGATGTAGAAAACACCTGGCTCGGTAATGCATTGGTTACCGCGCAACAAAAAATCCAGTCGATCAATATTGGTGGTTTTATCTCAAAAGCTCCGTTTCAGTTTTCGCTCATCCCTGGTTTAAACTCGCATGGCTCTTTAAGTGGTCAGGTGGTGAACAAATTTTCACTTAATGTTATTGGTGCTTATAGCGCCGGGGTTGATGGAGGGGAAATTGGTTTTGTTTTTAATATCAACAAAAGCAACGTGCAGTATTTTCAATTTGCTGGGGCCTTTAATCTAGTCGGGGGAGATGTTCGTGGAGCACAGATTGCTGGCCTATTTAATTATGTTATAGGCGATGTTAGGGCGGCTGAGATTGCCTTGGCTTATAACCGTGTAGGTAAGAGTTTCGAAGGTTTTCAGCTAGGTGGAATTTATAACCACGTGAATCAGGATGTGAAAGGTATTCAACTTTCTTTAGGCCTTAATACCATAGGCGGAACCTTAAAGGGTTGGCAAACAGGTGCCTTAAATCTTGTTAATAAAGATACGAAGGGTGTTCAGATTGGAGTTGGTGGCAACATTGTAAGCGGTAGAACAAGCGGAATACAAATTGGTGGTATTGCCAATATCAACAAAGAAAGTAGTGGGATAAATCTTGCAGCGCTAACAAATTTTACTGGACAGACTGCTAGTGGTTTTCAGATTGGTGCAATTAATTACGCCAAAACCTTAAAAGGCGTTCAAGTTGGGATTCTGAATGTTTCAAATGAAAATGATGGCTATTCAATTGGTCTAATCAATGTTGCGTTAAAGGGTTACCATAAATTTAGTTTTAGCACCAATGAAAGCACTACTTTTAATGTGGCTTATAAAGGCGGAAGCAAACGTTTATATAATATGTTAATGTTTGGCACAACCAAAAAATCAGTCGAAAAAATATATACCGGCGGCTTGGGTTTTGGCAAGGAAATTAATCTTTTTAAAAGCGTTTCCCTAAATCCTGAAGTAAGTAGCCAATATGTTTACCAGGGGAGCTGGGATTATCTCAACCTGTTGAATAAATTTGAGCTGCCAGTGAACATCAGAATAAATAAATGGCTGGCCATTCAAGGTGGTCCATCGGTTAATGTTTATTACACCAACCAAAGCACCAAGATTGGTGAATTTGGTTTGTTGCAGGAAAAACATCAAGATTTCTCTTTTAACGATCCGAGATATACGGGATGGTTAGGCTGGAATGTAGGGTTGGTGATTTTGTAA
- a CDS encoding isoleucyl-tRNA synthetase, whose translation MIKLLKLQKAVFILIAGVLSFITYKILDAYEVKGSIYFQMLAGVLVIIGALWLLYPILFAKKDNDGNAEIITDPTVEVPVDEEDQKPAAQ comes from the coding sequence ATGATTAAGCTCTTAAAATTGCAAAAAGCCGTTTTCATCCTCATAGCGGGCGTGCTTTCTTTTATTACCTATAAAATTTTAGATGCATACGAGGTAAAAGGAAGCATCTATTTTCAAATGCTGGCAGGCGTGCTTGTCATTATTGGCGCACTATGGCTGCTATACCCAATTTTATTCGCCAAAAAAGATAATGACGGCAATGCCGAAATCATTACCGATCCAACGGTTGAGGTTCCGGTAGATGAAGAGGATCAGAAGCCTGCAGCCCAATAA
- a CDS encoding VOC family protein encodes MEEQKDNLNSPVDTTPKVTGIGGIFFFSDNPQETKDWYAKNLGFEMSAWGTSSFDSRNLINPDEIESLQWSPFKKGDEYFSPSKKDFMINYRVQNIEGLVAKLKENGVTILDEIATYDYGKFIHIMDAEGNKIELWEPS; translated from the coding sequence ATGGAAGAACAAAAAGACAACTTAAATTCACCAGTAGATACCACGCCAAAGGTGACAGGAATCGGCGGCATTTTCTTTTTCTCCGATAATCCGCAGGAAACAAAAGACTGGTATGCTAAAAATTTAGGGTTTGAAATGAGCGCTTGGGGTACCTCGAGTTTTGACTCCAGAAACCTCATTAATCCTGATGAGATCGAATCACTTCAATGGAGTCCTTTCAAAAAAGGGGATGAATATTTTTCTCCATCCAAAAAAGATTTCATGATTAACTACCGCGTACAGAACATCGAAGGACTTGTGGCTAAACTCAAAGAAAACGGTGTAACCATACTCGATGAGATTGCAACTTATGATTACGGAAAATTTATCCATATTATGGACGCTGAGGGCAATAAGATTGAGTTATGGGAGCCTAGTTGA
- a CDS encoding DUF6134 family protein — translation MIPAIIIWLCKKYFAPKTYKKFSSKSPINPKGAALVLFLICSFSSAFAQQSKFNIKRNGEVIGQMYFQQKDEGDNIYLKITSKVQTRFVFKIDVETEDVAHFKNGKLLTSNVNRIVNGNAKEAKKTSWVNKVYQLNTGDKISTINQPISYNMMLLYTKEPVNIPEIYSDNFQCFIPIKKSGEHQYRINLPDGNYNDYHFENGICKLVVVNHSLYTIRMERI, via the coding sequence ATGATTCCTGCAATAATTATTTGGCTCTGCAAGAAATACTTTGCTCCAAAAACCTACAAAAAATTTTCATCCAAAAGCCCAATCAATCCGAAAGGCGCTGCTTTAGTGCTCTTTTTAATCTGTTCATTCTCATCTGCTTTTGCGCAGCAGAGTAAGTTTAACATCAAGCGTAACGGTGAGGTGATCGGTCAGATGTATTTTCAGCAAAAAGATGAAGGCGATAATATTTATCTCAAAATCACTTCGAAGGTGCAGACCCGTTTTGTTTTCAAAATCGATGTAGAAACGGAAGATGTAGCACATTTCAAAAATGGTAAACTGCTTACTTCAAACGTAAATAGAATTGTAAATGGCAATGCCAAAGAGGCTAAGAAAACAAGTTGGGTAAATAAAGTTTACCAACTTAATACAGGCGATAAAATCAGTACAATAAATCAGCCCATCAGTTATAATATGATGCTTTTGTATACCAAAGAGCCTGTTAATATCCCCGAAATTTACTCTGATAATTTTCAGTGTTTTATCCCCATTAAAAAAAGTGGCGAGCATCAGTACCGGATCAATCTTCCCGATGGGAATTATAACGACTACCATTTCGAAAACGGAATATGTAAACTGGTGGTTGTAAATCATTCATTGTACACCATTAGAATGGAGAGGATTTAG
- a CDS encoding FecR family protein: MDKNYTYINDDLLAKYLLGEATVPESEQVEVWAASNPDHLKQLEDFRTILEKSKLQIDPEIDEHQALKRLNIRLQHEKKTFHYKSVLRWVAIVAIVLSTGLFFYSNLIGNKIKVNSGKNTLTQTLPDGSTAILNKQSELSFVGGFFNKTRDVKLKGEAFFKVSANKSKPFIISVNDVRVTVVGTAFNVKSDGVAVVVVVESGIVKVNNRNDSVRLTAGEKVEVSQNQPHLFKGENQGKLYNYYYSNELVCDGTPLSDLVTVLNEKFKSNIVIVNPALKLLPISTTFKNESLKEILTIIAETFKIKIEYGQDIIKLK; the protein is encoded by the coding sequence ATGGATAAAAACTATACATATATTAACGATGATTTGCTGGCGAAATACTTGCTTGGAGAGGCTACTGTGCCCGAAAGTGAACAGGTTGAAGTCTGGGCAGCATCAAATCCTGATCATCTTAAACAGTTAGAAGATTTCAGGACGATACTGGAGAAAAGTAAACTGCAGATTGATCCTGAAATTGATGAACACCAGGCTTTAAAAAGGTTGAATATCCGTTTGCAGCACGAGAAAAAAACGTTCCACTATAAATCTGTTTTACGTTGGGTAGCCATTGTCGCTATTGTTTTAAGTACAGGGCTATTCTTCTACAGCAATTTAATTGGCAATAAAATAAAGGTGAATAGTGGCAAAAACACTTTAACACAAACGCTACCTGATGGTTCTACTGCGATCCTGAATAAACAATCTGAACTCTCTTTCGTAGGAGGATTTTTTAATAAAACCCGCGATGTTAAACTAAAGGGCGAAGCCTTTTTTAAAGTCAGCGCCAATAAATCGAAACCATTTATCATTAGTGTTAATGATGTTCGCGTAACTGTTGTAGGCACAGCGTTTAATGTGAAAAGTGATGGCGTAGCTGTTGTCGTAGTTGTAGAAAGTGGAATCGTTAAGGTGAACAACCGAAATGATAGCGTGCGTTTAACTGCTGGAGAGAAAGTAGAAGTAAGTCAAAATCAGCCCCATTTATTCAAGGGAGAAAATCAGGGTAAGCTGTACAATTACTATTATTCGAATGAATTGGTTTGCGATGGTACACCGCTTAGCGATTTGGTTACCGTGCTTAATGAAAAATTTAAGTCCAATATCGTTATTGTAAATCCTGCATTAAAGTTGCTTCCAATTAGCACAACCTTTAAAAACGAATCGCTTAAAGAAATCCTGACTATAATTGCTGAAACTTTTAAAATTAAAATTGAGTATGGGCAGGACATAATTAAACTTAAATAA
- a CDS encoding NAD-dependent epimerase/dehydratase family protein, which translates to MEAVANKYLKVLVTGASGFIGRKLSFTLAEMGYDVVALCRDVNHPFLIPHRNIQFVKGDVLDPLSIENAMKDCYQVYHTAAMAKMWCRNEQDFYDVNVIGTRNVLSCALKLGVEKVVHTSTCGVWGPTLNLPVSENDPRAVGFPISYERTKYLAELEVKEFVQKGLEVVIVNPSRVYGDGPITDSNTVSKMVSGYIKGTWHFIPGDGEAIANYAFIDDVVDGHIAAMQNGRNGERYILGGVDMSFNGFFGTLRQITGKRRNLYKIPVGIIKAYSLLEYLKSKLFNLTPFFLPEFADRLKCNQQYSSNKAIAELNYRITPFAIGLGKTINHFKHN; encoded by the coding sequence ATGGAAGCAGTAGCAAATAAATATTTGAAGGTTTTGGTTACGGGTGCATCAGGCTTTATCGGCCGGAAGTTAAGTTTTACCCTTGCAGAAATGGGCTACGATGTAGTGGCACTTTGCAGGGATGTAAACCATCCCTTTCTTATCCCGCACCGAAATATCCAGTTTGTAAAAGGTGATGTTTTAGATCCATTAAGCATAGAAAATGCTATGAAAGATTGTTACCAGGTTTATCACACTGCGGCAATGGCTAAAATGTGGTGCCGGAACGAGCAGGATTTTTATGATGTGAATGTAATCGGGACTAGAAATGTGCTCAGCTGTGCATTAAAACTGGGTGTAGAAAAGGTAGTACATACTTCAACCTGTGGGGTTTGGGGACCAACCTTAAATTTGCCGGTTTCGGAGAATGATCCAAGAGCTGTTGGTTTTCCAATCAGTTACGAACGCACAAAATACCTGGCCGAACTAGAGGTGAAAGAATTTGTGCAAAAGGGATTGGAAGTGGTGATTGTAAACCCATCAAGGGTGTATGGTGATGGGCCAATTACTGACAGCAATACCGTGAGCAAAATGGTTTCCGGTTATATAAAAGGCACCTGGCATTTTATTCCAGGCGATGGAGAGGCAATCGCAAATTATGCTTTTATAGATGATGTGGTGGATGGGCATATTGCGGCGATGCAAAACGGTAGAAATGGCGAACGATACATATTGGGTGGGGTTGATATGTCATTTAACGGGTTTTTCGGTACATTAAGACAGATCACTGGTAAAAGAAGGAATTTGTATAAAATTCCGGTAGGTATTATTAAGGCTTACAGTTTGCTGGAATATTTAAAATCGAAACTCTTTAACCTTACGCCGTTTTTTCTGCCCGAGTTTGCCGATAGGTTGAAATGTAATCAACAATATTCCAGCAATAAAGCCATTGCCGAACTAAATTACCGGATAACGCCTTTTGCAATAGGCTTAGGTAAAACCATTAATCATTTTAAACATAATTAA